A section of the Falco peregrinus isolate bFalPer1 chromosome 3, bFalPer1.pri, whole genome shotgun sequence genome encodes:
- the LOC114011272 gene encoding uncharacterized protein LOC114011272 isoform X2 codes for MQNAEVPILDLFILHTHPPHTHPEKKKKRAGNRVRGGRRVYLQRKHSSSLTVGYMSSRGREEGEQSVISLVRHRCTQSAVCAFLYNSPQTLSLMKSIKLTLSHGEDQARGTSAVKVVIRGRRWLDEQGEDLLMATSALPFMQRIRTTHAALQAPWAVSQHLLSSLFQLSSAGFAVVKAPCIYKQDGELTGEHDACSCHEKCGQQP; via the exons ATGCAAAACGCCGAAGTTCCAATACTCGATTTATTTAtcttacacacacaccccccacacacacacccggaaaaaaaaaaaaaaagagccgGAAACCGGGTGCGAGGCGGAAGGCGCGTGTATcttcagagaaaacacagcagttctTTAACGGTGGGTTACATGTCttccaggggcagggaggaaggagagcagTCGGTGATCTCCCTGGTGAGGCATCGCTGTACTCAGTCGGCCGTTTGTGCTTTTCTCTACAACTCACCGCAAACTTTGAG ccttaTGAAGAGTATAAAGCTGACTTTGAGCCATGGGGAAGATCAGGCTCGTGGCACCAGTGCAGTCAAGGTTGTGATCAGAGGACGACGCTGGCTAGATGAGCAAGGGGAGGATCTCCTCATGGCCacctctgctcttccctttATGCAAAG GATCAGAACTACACACGCCGCTCTGCAGGCCCCGTGGGCAGTGTCACAgcatctcctctcctccctcttccaGTTGAGTTCTGCTGGATTTGCTGTAGTGAAGGCTCCCTGCATCTACAAGCAGGACGGTGAG TTGACAGGAGAACATGACGCCTGCAGCTGTCATGAAAAGTGTGGGCAACAGCCCTAG
- the LOC114011272 gene encoding uncharacterized protein LOC114011272 isoform X1, whose protein sequence is MQNAEVPILDLFILHTHPPHTHPEKKKKRAGNRVRGGRRVYLQRKHSSSLTVGYMSSRGREEGEQSVISLVRHRCTQSAVCAFLYNSPQTLSLMKSIKLTLSHGEDQARGTSAVKVVIRGRRWLDEQGEDLLMATSALPFMQRIRTTHAALQAPWAVSQHLLSSLFQLSSAGFAVVKAPCIYKQDGESFSSRIHLCETTAPAKGG, encoded by the exons ATGCAAAACGCCGAAGTTCCAATACTCGATTTATTTAtcttacacacacaccccccacacacacacccggaaaaaaaaaaaaaaagagccgGAAACCGGGTGCGAGGCGGAAGGCGCGTGTATcttcagagaaaacacagcagttctTTAACGGTGGGTTACATGTCttccaggggcagggaggaaggagagcagTCGGTGATCTCCCTGGTGAGGCATCGCTGTACTCAGTCGGCCGTTTGTGCTTTTCTCTACAACTCACCGCAAACTTTGAG ccttaTGAAGAGTATAAAGCTGACTTTGAGCCATGGGGAAGATCAGGCTCGTGGCACCAGTGCAGTCAAGGTTGTGATCAGAGGACGACGCTGGCTAGATGAGCAAGGGGAGGATCTCCTCATGGCCacctctgctcttccctttATGCAAAG GATCAGAACTACACACGCCGCTCTGCAGGCCCCGTGGGCAGTGTCACAgcatctcctctcctccctcttccaGTTGAGTTCTGCTGGATTTGCTGTAGTGAAGGCTCCCTGCATCTACAAGCAGGACGGTGAG